The sequence below is a genomic window from Sebastes fasciatus isolate fSebFas1 chromosome 18, fSebFas1.pri, whole genome shotgun sequence.
TCTCTTTTCTTGCTGTTGGTTCTGcaacataaaaatatgaataagttatattaaattaaaatggaTATTCTCCTCAAGAGAAGCTCAGTGAGTTCCAGAGTTTATTCACCTTTctttgcagcagcagctttgGTTTTGTCTTTGGCAGCTGCAGCGTCTAGATTTGGAGAAATGAGTGTTGAGTTATGTTATTAATATCTTACTGAAGTGTGTGTAGATTTACTATCTGGATCATAATCATCTGTAACACTGAAAACATAAAGGACCTTTCTttgttgtctgtctggctgctgctgctgtctctgaggGGATAAATGAGTAATGAATTAATCCTGTGTCATAGCGTACATCACTGTTTAATGCTGCAGACGTGGTTATTTACGACAGATTAAACATTCAGTGGATCTGGAGACGCAGACGGTACCTTTTTCTGTTTCAGCAGCCTTGCTTTTCTTCTTTGCTGCTGGAAAATATCACATATTGATTATTGTTCACAGCAGTGATTAAGAGAAAGATAATTCTGTGAGTTTAACTATGAATTAAATAGTTTGTACCTTTCTTGGTGGAGGCAGCCTTCACTTCCTCCTCAACAGTCTCTGGTTctttaagagagaaaacagattAGACAAGTcaacaaactgaaggtttctcTTTTATATTTCTTCAGcaaaaatactttattacagtttgaagtaacattttcaatctGGTGAATATGTTGAATCAAAATTAAACTCATCATTTACTCTCCCTGACAGGTCAACTGTTTCTCATCTCAACcgaaataagttgtagttttgttacctaaacctaaagaagttgtagttttgttatctaaacctaaagaagttgtagttttgttacctaaacataaagaagttatagttttgttacctaaacctaaagaagttgtagttttgttacctaaacctaaagaagttgtagttgtgttacctaaacctaaagaagttatagtgtTGTTACCTAAACcgaaataagttgtagttttgttacctaaacctaaagaagttgtagttttgttacctaaaccgaaataagttgtagttttgttacctaaacctaaagaagttgtagttttgttacctaaacctaaagaagttatagttttgttacataaacttaaagaagttatagttttgttacctaaacctaaagaagttgtagttttgttacctaaaccgaAATAAGctatagttttgttacctaaacctaaaaaagttgtagttttgttacctaaaccgaaataagttgtagttttgttacctaaacctaaagaagttgtagttttgttacctaaaccgaaataagttgtagttttgttacctaaacctaaagaagttgtagttttgttacctaaacataaagaagttatagttttgttacctaaacctaaagaagttgtagttttgttacctaaacctaaagaagttgtagttgtgttacctaaacctaaagaagttatagtgtTGTTACCTAAACcgaaataagttgtagttttgttacctaaacctaaagaagttgtagttttgttacctaaaccgaaataagttgtagttttgttacctaaacctaaagaagttgtagttttgttacctaaacctaaagaagttatagttttgttacataaacttaaagaagttatagttttgttacctaaacctaaagaagttgtagttttgttacctaaaccgaaataagctgtagttttgttacctaaacctaaaaaagttgtagttttgttacctaaaccgaaataagttgtagttttgttacctaaacctaaagaagttgtagttttgttacctaaaccgaaataagttgtagttttgttacctaaacctaaagaagttgtagttttgttacctaaaccgaaataagttgtagttttgttacctaaacctaaagaagttgtagttttgttacataaacttaaagaagttgtagttttgttacctaaaccgaaataagttgtagttttgttacctaaacctaaaaaagttgtaattttgttacctaaacctaaagaagttatagttttgttacctaaacctaaagaagttgtagttttgttacctaaacctaaaaaagttgtagttttgttgcctaaacctaaagaagttgtagttttgttacataaacctaaagaagttatagttttgttacctaaacctaaagaagttgtagttttgttacctaaaccgaaataagttgtagttttgttacctaaacctaaataagttatagttttgttacctaaacctaaaaaagttgtagttttgttgcctaaacctaaagaagttgtagttttgttacataaacctaaagaagttatagttttgttacctaaaccgaaataagttgtagttttgttacctaaacctaaaaaagttgtagttttgttacctaaacctaaagaaggtgtagttttgttacataaacctaaagaagttgtagttttgttacctaaaccgaaataagttgtagttttgttacctaaacctaaaaaagttgtagttttgttacctaaacctaaagaagttatagttttgttacctaaacctaaagaagttatagttttgttacctaaacctaaagaagttgtagttttgttgcctaaacttatgaatttgtagttttgttcatttttacaacataataggtgtagtaggcgtagtaggcgtagtaggcccctactgacccacatgtatggtgcttatagcgactgatctcgcctatttaatggcctgataacaggtGAATCAGGTGAATCAGGTGAATGAGGTGAATCAGGTGAATCAGGTGAACCAGGTGAACCAGGTGAATGAGGTGAATGAGGTGAAGCAGGTGAACCAGGTGAACCAGGTGAATGAGGTGAATGAGGTGAAGCAGGTGAACCAGGTGGAATGGGGGATAATAAATTAGTTCAGCCATATTGACTGGAAGCTTTGAATCTGTACGTACCGTATCAGAATATCAGAATAAATGGTGTGTTCTCACCGTGGACCGGAGCTCCAGCCGGCTGAGCTTCAGCAGCTGGACTCTGGATCTCAGGCTGGACTGGAGCCTCTCGCTCTGTGGCCTCTGGCTGTACTGGCTGTACTGGTTCTGCTTGGGGCTGCATCACTGGCTGCATGGGTTGATACGGTTGGTACTGGGCGTAGAGCGGCTGCTGATAAAGAGGCTGCAGCGGTGGAGCTCCGGGATGGACCGGGTGAGCATTCAGAACCGGAGCAGACGGAGCTGGAaacaaatatgtgttttataGTCCAGCAACATCATTACTGATATTATATCAGTCATAGCTGATGTGACAACAGTGTGAGTACCTGACATGGTCGGAGGAGGGTACGGGTTGTCTGTGACCACGTGATGAACTGGAACATAAagagatatgtatatatatatatatatatatatatatatatatatatatatagaagcaGAAGAGTTATGAAGtcagatatttatttcctcTGCATGATAACTTACCGTACCAGCCAGGTGGGGACGGGCAGTAGACTGGAGCAGGACGGCATGGACCAACTGAAAATACATCCTCCAGGTTACTACatgaatataattatatatacattCAATTCATAATGAATATAACAGCTATTATACCTTCATGTCCCGATTCTGGGACCTCCTCTTGTTTCttcgtctctgtctctgtcagagAAAAAGAACCTGCTAAGTACAACAGACTGCTGCTacgtacaacagaccgttgctacgtacaacagaccgttgctacgtacaacagaccgttgctacgtataacagaccgttgctacgtacaacagaccgttgctacgtacaacagaccgttgctacgtacaacagaccgttgctacgtacaacagaccgttgctacgtacaacagaccgttgctacgtacaacagaccgttgctacgtgtaacagaccgttgctacgtacaacagaccgttgctacgtacaacagaccgttgctacgtacaacagaccgttgctacgtacaacagaccgttgctacgtacaacagaccgttgctacgtgtaacagaccgttgctacgtacaacagaccgttgctacgtatagcagaccgttgctacgtataacagaccgttgttatgaataacagaccgttgctacgtgtaacagaccgttgctacgtatagcagaccattgttatgaataacagaccgttgctacgtgtaacagaccgttgttatgaataacagaccgttgctacgtatagcagaccgttgttatgaataacagaccgttgctacgtatagcagaccgttgttatgaataacagaccgttgctacgtatagcagaccgttgctacgtgtaacagaccgttgctacgtgtaacagaccgttgctacgtatagcagaccgttgctacgtatagcagaccgttgctacgtatagcagaccgttgctagccgtgtaataagcaggataatgtacagctagcaggtcattgttgtgaaataagccctttcagggtgatgagagacGCTCAGcgtcgccctgtcagggttcaTTTCACAAcgatgaccggctcgctgtacattatcctttatTGAAGAGTACATTATCCTTTATAGAAGAGTACATTATCCTTTATAGAAGAGTACATTATCCTTTATAGAAGAGTACATTATCCTTTATAGAAGAGTGTCATCCTGACTGTCTATACTTTAATATTACTACTATCTGAATGGAGGGTTGAAGgactgtacagattgtaaagtgatttgtgatattgggcgatataaacatatatatatatatatatatatatatatatacaataggAAACTTGTGTTGTGTCTAATCACAGATGAGTGACTGCGACTTATTAGCGGCTGAATCGTCCACTTACCTTTCCTGTCCGTCTTGGTGGGACTCTTTTCCACTCTCTTGGCTTTTTATTGGAATGAACAAGAGAAAACATCCCGTTAGTTTAAGCAACACTATTTATCAGTGTGAGGTTAAAGCTAGCTAGTTaaagttagcttagcataaagactggaaacagttgATCGGCCTGATACTTCATGGACAGATGAGCTCCTGATTCACCGTTCCACGGCTGCAGTAAATGTGTGAATACCTCTGAGGAGAGCAGGAAGTCTCTTGATCCGCCGGATTTTTGGCTCCAGAGCTGCAATTCTGGGCAGAGCTGGAAGCAACACCATCCCATCATTTAACTCATCCCATCACAGTAAGAACAAGGATCACACCGGGTGTTCGCTAtgtttcagtgttcagtgttacCTTTCCGTTTTGGCTTGTCATCGGTCTTCACAGCTTCACGCTcttaaaatcaaacaaaatgaaattattagttattagttaatGTTTAGTTTTAGCTTAGAGAAGCAGGTTGatcagaaacactgaaacatcatcatcaccatacATTAGCTTTGTTTGTCTTTGGAGTTTAGTGTCAGAACCTTGTTCTTATCCGTACTGTACCTTTTCTCCTCCTCACAGCTGAAACTCTTCTAACAGCATCTGAAAACAGCAACATCAGATCACTGACATACAACTACGACCTGGAACAGCTTTATCAGAGAGATGTGTTATCTTTCACCAACACTCTTCTTTCATTCTCTCTGCTACTGTGAAAACGTTAAAGTGAAGCGCTACAGCTACCAAACAGCCTCTAAACTGACTCCACCTGAACCTTCAACCCTTAATGGAATAAAGTCACACCACCGACACTCTGCTCAAACAAAGACGTTCTTCACACGACAGTCTCAAACCTTTTCTGTCTGCTGTCTTGGTGGCGGTCTCTTTGACCTTTGCAGAGGTCATACAAGGACACACTGAAACCACAAAGCACACGGTCCAGGTGAGGTTACAGGTAAATGTGATGTATAACAGTCCAGGTGAGGTTACAGGTAAATGTGATGTATAACAGTCCAGGTGAGGTTACAGGTAAATGTGATGTATAACAGTCCAGGTGAGGTTACAGGTAAATGTGATGTATAACAGTCCAGGTGAGGTTACAGGTAAATGTGATGTATAACAGTCCAGGTGAGGTTACAGGTAAATGTGATGTATAACAGTCCAGGTGAGGTTACAGGTAAATGTGATGTATAACAGTCCAGGTGAGGTTACAGGTAAATGTGATGTATAACAGGTGTAACGGTCTCTCTGACCTGTGGGTTCAGTCTTTGGTGCTTCTTCCTCCTCAGGTTCAGGTATAGGTTTGATCACATCCACCATGGCCTTCTCCTCATCGTCGTCTtcatcgtcctcctcctcttctctgtcttcAGGCTCGTCTACTGTTTTCTTTAGTCCAGCTGTCGGCTCTTCGTCCTccccctcatcatcatcatcatcatcatcgtcgtccTCCTCAGCGGCAGCAGGCTGAGCGGTGACTGAGGCTGAAAGCAGAAACAGACGTTTATATTCATGTGTCAGGTGACTGGTGACGTTGAACTGTAGTTTACTATTGACTTCATAAACACTGAATATGAATGAAATACACTTTAAGAGAAACTGTTAGATGATGTGTATGAAACGCAGCAGGTAGTGTGATAATCACCAACTGTTTCTGCTTCAGCATCCTCAGTCTTGTCTTCATCAGCAGCCTGTTTGACGTCCTCcgcatcctcttcctcttcctcatcctcctcctcatcctcctcctcttcctcgtttGCCTCAGTCTTTACCGCCTCCTCCTGGACAGTGAACGCTGCAGTGGCAGCtacaaacacacagtcagagagcagagaaggaaagagatgaaactctgatGCTTTTTAACAacagctgccattttggactgaaaaagcatattattattattattattattattattattattattattattattatatggtCTGACCTGTACTTATTATCTGTACCTAAAGTCCACACAGAACTAGGTAAGATGGCCTTCTCCTGGAACACACTGGAAGCTCAGTTGAAACTGGAGTCTGATgacttttgatgaatttaaaacatgaatgaaagaCCTGGAAGAGAGTCAGTcaggagctgtctgtgtttctggaTACTTTCACTTTAGCGTTGGCTTCCAACACTTGATTTGAATGtgtttgtatgatattatgctatgtatttattcagcatttgttttatgttgtggcgtctgaagTTTGTTTGAATGCTGCTGTCTTGACCAGGTCTCTCTTActaaagagattcttaatctcaatgagtactccTGTTGAAGTAATCCCTTTTTAAactacataaaaatgtgataaacaaagataaagtattaatcctataaccctgtgtttattactgaaacagcatacaaCCATAGTGCTGCTGTATTTTCATTAGAGCCCCAGTGctgtaactcacagctctaAGTGATGTAATGCAAACAAACTCCAGATCACCTCTCAGCTGCGTGGACAGGGATCTGTCTCTGACATAATGGATGTCGGGGAGGCAGCTAGAGCAGATGTATGGTAGATGTtgacagagaccagtagaaGTGGAGAACACTAAGATATATGATGGCGGAGAGGTGGGATGAGTTCTTTGATCTAGTATAGAGGGTTGTGATGTGGAGTCCGCGAACAGTCGCGTCCGGATCGGCTCGggtttggttgtgtttttgtctgctgatattgaaacacaataaaactctgCTTCTTGCAGCATCAAGAGATTCATCTGAGCAACctgttgactttctgacaccGTTAAAatgaacattgaagaacattgaACTGAGATCTCAGCCACTCCAGACCCAacactacctggttaaataaaggctaaataaaatataaaaaatgatatatgtatagaatattttattgttcaacagaggccttttcggtagaatatgacaatagaatagaaatcatttatTTGTACTTTTGTTTTACCGGCGTCCGGTcgtctctttcagtccaaaatggcttctaactattgactttcacttcttagtgatatacgttctttggtttaGTTTCACAGCCAGTGTTCAAAGATTACCTGTGTACTTGTgctaatcaataataataataatgatcaataATACTGGAATATACCTGCTAGCaggacatcatcatcattatcatcgtCTTCTTCATCCTCCCTAGCTAAGGACTCCGATGGgacatcttcatcttcatcttcatcgtcTTGATCGAAGGTGAACTCAAACGAGCTGCTATCGATATCTTCATCATCCTTATCGTCATCATCGTCGCTtgtgtcatagatgatgtcatcactgaAGACAGTCTCTTCATCGGTTGTAGGATCAATGtcgtcatcatcttcatcacctaaGACTCCGCTGTCTGTGCTCTCAAAGGGAGGGACgtccacttcctcttcctcctcctcttcatcatcatcttcttcagtgacatcatcaggtcTGTCACCGTCGACGTCGAGGTCAACGTGGACGTCTTTGTCAAGGTCAAAGTCCAGGTCTTCGTCTTTGAGGTCGCTGTCTTCGTCATCATCTTCATCGTCTGCAAAGTGCTCAGAAGAGGCGACGGAGACGTCCTCGTCTGATTGGTCCAGCTCTTCATCATCGTCTTCCTCAAAAACAGGTAGAGGAGGAAGATCTTCCTCTTCAGCAGGTTTATGatcttcctcatcttcctcatcctcaATGGCAGCAGGAACAGGAGGAAGATCGAGCTCCAGGTCTTCATCGCTGTCTCCTGCGATGACATCATCGCTGTCAGACGTCGGGACGCCCTCCGCTAATCTGTCGTCTTCATCGTCTTCATCgttgtcctcttcctcctcctcctcactggaGAGAAGTGCAGATTCACTGACGTCTGAGGTGTCAGTGAAGGCATCGTCACTGGAGTCGTCTTCGTCTTTTTCATCATCTTCGTCAGGCAGGACTACGTCTTCGTCACCGTCTCTGACGTCAACGGGAGCGCCAGACTCTTCATCCTCAGACGGGGGGGTAGGTTCAGGAGactcttcttcatcatcttcatcatcttcatcatcctcagCAGCTGCAGGTTCAGGCACCTCTtcaacatcttcatcatcttcatcatcctcagCAGCTGCAGGTTCAGGCACCTCTtcaacatcttcatcatcttcatcatcctcagCAGCTGCAGGTTCAGTCACCTCTTCATCATCTTTGTCAGCCTCTTTCatgtcatcttcatcatcatcatcttcttcaaTCTCAGCTGCAGCTGCTTCAGGTTCCTTCTCATCTTCCTCGTCTTCATCCTCATCTcgctccacctcctcttcctcctcctccgcttcCTTCACCTCATCATCCTCTTCATCAGCAGCTGCTTcaactccctcctcctcctcctcctcttcttcaactccttctgctgcttcctcttcttcctcttcgtcctcctcctcctcttcttcctcctcctcagcttctgcccccacctcctcttcctcctcctcctcctcctcagcttctGCCCccacctcttcttcctcctcctcctcttcctcttcctcctcgtcctcaaGTTCTGCCCccacctcttcttcctcctcctcctcttcctcttcctcctcgtcctcaaGTTCTGCCCccacctcttcttcctcctcctcctcttcctcctcctcctcttcctccactccttcctcctcctcgtcctcctcctcttcttcctcctcctcgtcctcctccactccttcctcctcctcctcatcctcctcttcagctTCCTCCTCATAATATTGTTTATACTCCTCATCATACTCCTCTTCATAATCCTCTTCATACTCCTCctcgtcgtcctcctcctcttcctcctcatctgcgtactcctcctcctgctcctcctcctgctcctcctcctgctcctcctcctcctcctcctcctgctcctcctcctcctcctcctctccagcagCCTCCACTttgtctccctcttcctctcccacctcctcctcctcttcctcttcctcctccaccacttCAATCACTGGTTGTTTGGTCTGAGCCTGCATCCCTATGACTGTAAGAAACACGTTGGTCTAATTAGTACTGTAATGATATGAATGTtagttattatattaataattcatattaataaagTAACAATCAATCAACAAATCAATAAAGCCACAAATCCCTTATCAGATATTTGAGCTCTGGTGGCGTTATGGAGTAAAGATCATATTATAATAGTGATGTGGAACATTTGAAACCAGTTGCTTATTTATTAGTGCTGTCAATATTTaaacgtgattaatcacatgattatcgatagttaatagttaatcgtgatttaactgcaaatgaatcacacatgttctatctgttctaaacgaaccttaaagggagattagtccagtatttaatcctcttatcaacatgggagtggactaataatatctatatctatatctatatctatatgtagatatatatatttagcagGTCAGCTAatgatgttttactgtatctGCTGCATGTTGTTATCTAatgatgttttactgtatctactgtatgttgttatctagtgatgttttactgtatctactgtatgttgttatctagtgatgttttactgtatctactgtatgttgttatctagtgatgttttactgtatctgctgtatgttgttatctagtgatgttttactgtatctactgtatgttgttatctagtgatgttttactgtatctactgtatgttgttatctagtgatgttttactgtatctactgtacgttgttatctagtgatgttttactgtatctactgtatgttgttatctagtgatgttttactgtatctactgtatgttgttatctagtgatgttttactgtatctactgtacgttgttatctagtgatgttttactgtatctactgtatgttgttatctagtgatgttttactgtatctGCTGCatgttgttatctagtgatgttttactgtatctGCTGCatgttgttatctagtgatgttttactgtatctactgtatgttgttatctagagatgttttactgtatctactgtatgttgttatctaatgatgttttactgtatctactgtatgttgttatctagtgatgttttactgtatctactgtatgttgttatctagtgatgttttactgtatctactgtatgttgttatctagtgatgttttactgtatctGCTGTACGTTGTTATCTAatgatgttttac
It includes:
- the LOC141755836 gene encoding uncharacterized protein LOC141755836 isoform X9, which encodes MTETVGARSSTTTTTIMVIDRNVDAGAASGRGPKKTFTEDLHSTFSSPLAWILVLALLITWSCVFVIMFDLMDYRTVSGGLSRIGSDPMKAVNDAVEESTNVISVMLKFVSNLVAPAEDEGNLYAVRKKGEFLPSRSKVIGMQAQTKQPVIEVVEEEEEEEEEVGEEEGDKVEAAGEEEEEEEQEEEEEEEQEEEQEEEQEEEYADEEEEEEDDEEEYEEDYEEEYDEEYKQYYEEEAEEEDEEEEEGVEEDEEEEEEEEDEEEEGVEEEEEEEEEEEEEEVGAELEDEEEEEEEEEEEEVGAELEDEEEEEEEEEEEEVGAEAEEEEEEEEEDEEEEEEAAEGVEEEEEEEEGVEAAADEEDDEVKEAEEEEEEVERDEDEDEEDEKEPEAAAAEIEEDDDDEDDMKEADKDDEEVTEPAAAEDDEDDEDVEEVPEPAAAEDDEDDEDVEEVPEPAAAEDDEDDEDDEEESPEPTPPSEDEESGAPVDVRDGDEDVVLPDEDDEKDEDDSSDDAFTDTSDVSESALLSSEEEEEEDNDEDDEDDRLAEGVPTSDSDDVIAGDSDEDLELDLPPVPAAIEDEEDEEDHKPAEEEDLPPLPVFEEDDDEELDQSDEDVSVASSEHFADDEDDDEDSDLKDEDLDFDLDKDVHVDLDVDGDRPDDVTEEDDDEEEEEEEVDVPPFESTDSGVLGDEDDDDIDPTTDEETVFSDDIIYDTSDDDDDKDDEDIDSSSFEFTFDQDDEDEDEDVPSESLAREDEEDDDNDDDVLLAAATAAFTVQEEAVKTEANEEEEEDEEEDEEEEEDAEDVKQAADEDKTEDAEAETVASVTAQPAAAEEDDDDDDDDDEGEDEEPTAGLKKTVDEPEDREEEEDDEDDDEEKAMVDVIKPIPEPEEEEAPKTEPTVCPCMTSAKVKETATKTADRKDAVRRVSAVRRRKEREAVKTDDKPKRKALPRIAALEPKIRRIKRLPALLRAKRVEKSPTKTDRKETETKKQEEVPESGHEVGPCRPAPVYCPSPPGWYVHHVVTDNPYPPPTMSAPSAPVLNAHPVHPGAPPLQPLYQQPLYAQYQPYQPMQPVMQPQAEPVQPVQPEATEREAPVQPEIQSPAAEAQPAGAPVHEPETVEEEVKAASTKKAAKKKSKAAETEKETAAAARQTTKKDAAAAKDKTKAAAAKKEPTARKEKTKPAAAAKKEKTVKEKTKPAVAAKKEKAVKEKTKSPAVAAKKEKTKPAAAAKKEKAVKEKTKPAAAAKKEPAVKEKTKPAAAAKKDAAAAPHKRRSAESGVRSKVKTSRAQKEPEPEPEPEPEPRPQPIRLRSRLEAVRKTNVTSEAKEGKPARAPSQPGKAEKKSVKEAQDKEKQPSQAKNGNRASEEAQTDDNITEKKKPGQRYFQCIYVPGKNAQYPLRPFTPAMSPAMMSPAMMSPALRSMMEQQQQQQQQQQQQQQQRAARASGR
- the LOC141755836 gene encoding uncharacterized protein LOC141755836 isoform X5 is translated as MTETVGARSSTTTTTIMVIDRNVDAGAASGRGPKKTFTEDLHSTFSSPLAWILVLALLITWSCVFVIMFDLMDYRTVSGGLSRIGSDPMKAVNDAVEESTNVISVMLKFVSNLVAPAEDEGNLYAVRKKGEFLPSRSKVIGMQAQTKQPVIEVVEEEEEEEEEVGEEEGDKVEAAGEEEEEEEQEEEEEEEQEEEQEEEQEEEYADEEEEEEDDEEEYEEDYEEEYDEEYKQYYEEEAEEEDEEEEEGVEEDEEEEEEEEDEEEEGVEEEEEEEEEEEEEEVGAELEDEEEEEEEEEEEEVGAELEDEEEEEEEEEEEEVGAEAEEEEEEEEEVGAEAEEEEEEEEEDEEEEEEAAEGVEEEEEEEEGVEAAADEEDDEVKEAEEEEEEVERDEDEDEEDEKEPEAAAAEIEEDDDDEDDMKEADKDDEEVTEPAAAEDDEDDEDVEEVPEPAAAEDDEDDEDVEEVPEPAAAEDDEDDEDDEEESPEPTPPSEDEESGAPVDVRDGDEDVVLPDEDDEKDEDDSSDDAFTDTSDVSESALLSSEEEEEEDNDEDDEDDRLAEGVPTSDSDDVIAGDSDEDLELDLPPVPAAIEDEEDEEDHKPAEEEDLPPLPVFEEDDDEELDQSDEDVSVASSEHFADDEDDDEDSDLKDEDLDFDLDKDVHVDLDVDGDRPDDVTEEDDDEEEEEEEVDVPPFESTDSGVLGDEDDDDIDPTTDEETVFSDDIIYDTSDDDDDKDDEDIDSSSFEFTFDQDDEDEDEDVPSESLAREDEEDDDNDDDVLLAAATAAFTVQEEAVKTEANEEEEEDEEEDEEEEEDAEDVKQAADEDKTEDAEAETVASVTAQPAAAEEDDDDDDDDDEGEDEEPTAGLKKTVDEPEDREEEEDDEDDDEEKAMVDVIKPIPEPEEEEAPKTEPTVCPCMTSAKVKETATKTADRKDAVRRVSAVRRRKEREAVKTDDKPKRKALPRIAALEPKIRRIKRLPALLRAKRVEKSPTKTDRKETETKKQEEVPESGHEVGPCRPAPVYCPSPPGWYVHHVVTDNPYPPPTMSAPSAPVLNAHPVHPGAPPLQPLYQQPLYAQYQPYQPMQPVMQPQAEPVQPVQPEATEREAPVQPEIQSPAAEAQPAGAPVHEPETVEEEVKAASTKKAAKKKSKAAETEKETAAAARQTTKKDAAAAKDKTKAAAAKKEPTARKEKTKPAAAAKKEKTVKEKTKPAVAAKKEKAVKEKTKSPAVAAKKEKTKPAAAAKKEKAVKEKTKPAAAAKKEPAVKEKTKPAAAAKKDAAAAPHKRRSESGVRSKVKTSRAQKEPEPEPEPRPQPIRLRSRLEAVRKTNVTSEAKEGKPARAPSQPGKAEKKSVKEAQDKEKQPSQAKNGNRASEEAQTDDNITEKKKPGQRYFQCIYVPGKNAQYPLRPFTPAMSPAMMSPAMMSPALRSMMEQQQQQQQQQQQQQQQRAARASGR
- the LOC141755836 gene encoding uncharacterized protein LOC141755836 isoform X11; translation: MTETVGARSSTTTTTIMVIDRNVDAGAASGRGPKKTFTEDLHSTFSSPLAWILVLALLITWSCVFVIMFDLMDYRTVSGGLSRIGSDPMKAVNDAVEESTNVISVMLKFVSNLVAPAEDEGNLYAVRKKGEFLPSRSKVIGMQAQTKQPVIEVVEEEEEEEEEVGEEEGDKVEAAGEEEEEEEQEEEEEEEQEEEQEEEQEEEYADEEEEEEDDEEEYEEDYEEEYDEEYKQYYEEEAEEEDEEEEEGVEEDEEEEEEEEDEEEEGVEEEEEEEEEEEEEEVGAELEDEEEEEEEEEEEEVGAELEDEEEEEEEEEEEEVGAEAEEEEEEEEEVGAEAEEEEEEEEEDEEEEEEAAEGVEEEEEEEEGVEAAADEEDDEVKEAEEEEEEVERDEDEDEEDEKEPEAAAAEIEEDDDDEDDMKEADKDDEEVTEPAAAEDDEDDEDVEEVPEPAAAEDDEDDEDVEEVPEPAAAEDDEDDEDDEEESPEPTPPSEDEESGAPVDVRDGDEDVVLPDEDDEKDEDDSSDDAFTDTSDVSESALLSSEEEEEEDNDEDDEDDRLAEGVPTSDSDDVIAGDSDEDLELDLPPVPAAIEDEEDEEDHKPAEEEDLPPLPVFEEDDDEELDQSDEDVSVASSEHFADDEDDDEDSDLKDEDLDFDLDKDVHVDLDVDGDRPDDVTEEDDDEEEEEEEVDVPPFESTDSGVLGDEDDDDIDPTTDEETVFSDDIIYDTSDDDDDKDDEDIDSSSFEFTFDQDDEDEDEDVPSESLAREDEEDDDNDDDVLLAAATAAFTVQEEAVKTEANEEEEEDEEEDEEEEEDAEDVKQAADEDKTEDAEAETVASVTAQPAAAEEDDDDDDDDDEGEDEEPTAGLKKTVDEPEDREEEEDDEDDDEEKAMVDVIKPIPEPEEEEAPKTEPTVCPCMTSAKVKETATKTADRKDAVRRVSAVRRRKEREAVKTDDKPKRKALPRIAALEPKIRRIKRLPALLRAKRVEKSPTKTDRKETETKKQEEVPESGHEVGPCRPAPVYCPSPPGWYVHHVVTDNPYPPPTMSAPSAPVLNAHPVHPGAPPLQPLYQQPLYAQYQPYQPMQPVMQPQAEPVQPVQPEATEREAPVQPEIQSPAAEAQPAGAPVHEPETVEEEVKAASTKKAAKKKSKAAETEKETAAAARQTTKKDAAAAKDKTKAAAAKKEPTARKEKTKPAAAAKKEKTVKEKTKPAVAAKKEKAVKEKTKSPAVAAKKEKTKPAAAAKKEPAVKEKTKPAAAAKKDAAAAPHKRRSESGVRSKVKTSRAQKEPEPEPEPEPEPRPQPIRLRSRLEAVRKTNVTSEAKEGKPARAPSQPGKAEKKSVKEAQDKEKQPSQAKNGNRASEEAQTDDNITEKKKPGQRYFQCIYVPGKNAQYPLRPFTPAMSPAMMSPAMMSPALRSMMEQQQQQQQQQQQQQQQRAARASGR